A single region of the Pseudomonas granadensis genome encodes:
- the algW gene encoding Do family serine endopeptidase AlgW: MLKALRFFGWPLLAGVLIALLIIQRYPEWVGLPSLDVNLQQAPQTTSVQQGPVSYANAVSIAAPSVVNLYTTKVINKPAHPLFEDPQFRRFFGDNSPKQKRMESSLGSGVIMSPEGYILTNNHVTSGADQIVVALKDGRETLARVIGSDPETDLAVLKIDLKNLPAITVGRSDNIRIGDVALAIGNPFGVGQTVTMGIISATGRNQLGLNNYEDFIQTDAAINPGNSGGALVDANGNLTGINTAIFSKSGGSQGIGFAIPVKLAMEVMKSIIEHGQVIRGWLGIEVQPLTQELAESFGLSGRPGIVVAGIFRDGPAQKAGLQLGDVILSIDGEPAGDGRRSMNQVARIKPTDKVTIQVMRNGKELKLTAEIGLRPPPAPVKEKEE; the protein is encoded by the coding sequence ATGCTCAAGGCGCTGCGTTTTTTTGGCTGGCCGCTGCTGGCCGGTGTGCTTATCGCTCTGCTGATTATTCAGCGTTACCCCGAGTGGGTCGGGCTGCCGAGCCTCGACGTCAACCTGCAACAGGCGCCGCAGACCACCAGCGTGCAGCAGGGGCCGGTGTCCTACGCCAATGCGGTTTCCATTGCCGCACCGTCGGTGGTCAATCTGTACACCACCAAGGTCATCAACAAACCGGCGCATCCGCTGTTCGAGGATCCGCAGTTCCGGCGCTTCTTCGGTGACAACTCGCCGAAACAGAAACGCATGGAATCGAGCCTCGGTTCCGGGGTGATCATGAGCCCGGAAGGCTACATCCTGACCAACAACCACGTCACCAGCGGCGCCGACCAGATTGTCGTGGCGCTCAAGGATGGTCGCGAAACCCTCGCCCGCGTGATTGGCAGCGATCCGGAAACCGATCTCGCGGTATTGAAGATCGATCTGAAAAACCTGCCGGCGATCACCGTCGGTCGCTCCGACAACATTCGCATCGGCGACGTCGCACTGGCCATCGGCAATCCGTTCGGCGTCGGCCAGACCGTGACTATGGGCATCATCAGCGCCACCGGGCGTAACCAGTTGGGCCTGAACAACTACGAAGACTTCATCCAGACCGACGCGGCGATCAATCCGGGCAATTCCGGCGGCGCACTGGTGGATGCCAACGGCAACCTCACTGGCATCAACACCGCGATCTTTTCCAAATCCGGCGGCTCGCAGGGCATCGGTTTTGCGATCCCGGTGAAGCTGGCGATGGAAGTGATGAAGTCGATCATCGAGCACGGCCAGGTCATTCGTGGCTGGCTGGGCATCGAAGTGCAGCCGCTGACTCAGGAACTGGCCGAATCGTTTGGTTTGTCCGGGCGCCCGGGCATTGTGGTAGCGGGGATTTTCCGTGACGGTCCAGCGCAGAAAGCAGGCCTGCAACTGGGCGATGTGATTCTGAGTATCGATGGCGAGCCGGCCGGTGATGGCCGCCGTTCGATGAATCAGGTGGCGCGGATCAAGCCGACTGACAAGGTCACGATTCAGGTGATGCGCAACGGCAAAGAGTTGAAGCTCACCGCTGAAATCGGCCTGCGTCCGCCACCGGCTCCGGTGAAAGAAAAAGAAGAATAA
- a CDS encoding Nif3-like dinuclear metal center hexameric protein, with the protein MAVALSTLVEEADRYLASAKIADYCPNGLQVEGRPQVMRIVSGVTASQALLDAAVEAEADLILVHHGYFWKGENPCVTGMKQRRLKTLLKHDISLLAYHLPLDLHPDVGNNVQLARQLDITVEGPLDPSNPKVVGLVGSLNEPMTARDFSRRVQEVMGREPLLIEGSGMIRRVGWCTGGGQGYIDQGVAAGVDLFISGEASEQTFHSARENDISFIAAGHHATERYGVQALGDYLAKRFALEHIFIDCPNPI; encoded by the coding sequence ATGGCCGTTGCCCTCAGCACCCTCGTCGAAGAAGCCGACCGTTACCTGGCCAGTGCGAAAATCGCCGATTATTGTCCTAACGGTTTGCAGGTCGAAGGTCGTCCGCAAGTGATGCGCATCGTCAGCGGCGTCACCGCCAGCCAGGCGTTGCTAGATGCCGCCGTCGAGGCCGAGGCGGATCTGATCCTGGTGCATCATGGTTATTTCTGGAAGGGCGAAAACCCCTGCGTCACCGGGATGAAACAACGTCGATTGAAAACCCTGCTCAAGCACGACATCAGTTTGCTCGCCTATCACTTGCCGCTGGATCTGCACCCGGACGTCGGCAACAACGTGCAATTGGCGCGTCAGCTCGACATCACCGTCGAGGGGCCGCTGGACCCGAGCAATCCGAAAGTCGTCGGTCTGGTCGGTTCGCTGAATGAACCGATGACGGCGCGGGATTTCTCCCGCAGGGTTCAAGAGGTGATGGGCCGTGAGCCGCTGTTGATCGAAGGCAGCGGGATGATTCGCCGGGTCGGCTGGTGCACCGGTGGCGGCCAGGGTTACATCGATCAGGGCGTTGCCGCGGGTGTCGATCTGTTCATCAGCGGTGAGGCCTCCGAACAGACTTTTCACAGTGCCCGCGAAAACGACATCAGCTTCATCGCCGCCGGCCACCACGCCACCGAACGCTATGGCGTGCAGGCGCTGGGCGATTATCTGGCGAAACGTTTCGCCCTCGAACACATCTTCATCGATTGCCCCAACCCGATCTGA